One Methylocaldum marinum DNA window includes the following coding sequences:
- a CDS encoding IS110 family RNA-guided transposase has translation MAASLPNTPHVCLEATGRYGEGLALFRVDHGLAVSVVNPAQIHAFGQAELSRTKTDKSDAKRIARFCLSQRPLLWQPPPPAVRQLQALVRRLESLLEMRQMEKNRLDGADPTVRPSIDTGLATLDAEIAATQKRIREHIDHDPDLRQRRDLLYTIPGLGNATIPVLLATLGEVHRFENARSVAAFAGLSPKEHQSGKWKGHTRLSKTGDALLRKALYLPAIVAWRHNPLIRAFCERLKAQGKKGKLIVGAAMRKRLVLAYGVLKSGRPFDPNYALAS, from the coding sequence CTGGCTGCAAGCCTTCCCAACACCCCCCACGTATGTCTGGAGGCCACCGGCCGCTATGGTGAGGGCTTGGCCCTGTTCCGGGTCGACCACGGCCTCGCCGTCAGCGTGGTCAACCCCGCCCAAATCCACGCCTTCGGCCAAGCCGAACTGAGCCGCACCAAGACCGATAAAAGCGATGCCAAGCGCATCGCCCGCTTCTGTCTCAGCCAACGGCCTCTGCTCTGGCAGCCGCCTCCGCCGGCCGTGCGCCAATTACAAGCGCTGGTCCGTCGGCTCGAGAGCCTCCTCGAGATGCGGCAGATGGAAAAAAACCGCCTGGACGGGGCCGACCCCACCGTACGCCCCTCCATCGACACCGGGCTCGCCACCCTCGACGCCGAGATCGCCGCGACCCAAAAGCGCATCCGGGAGCACATCGACCATGATCCGGACCTCCGCCAACGGCGTGACCTGCTCTACACCATTCCCGGCTTGGGCAATGCCACGATCCCGGTGCTGCTGGCCACCCTGGGCGAAGTTCACCGCTTCGAAAACGCGCGCAGCGTCGCCGCCTTTGCCGGCCTCTCGCCCAAAGAACACCAGTCCGGAAAATGGAAAGGCCACACCCGCCTGTCCAAGACCGGCGATGCCTTGCTCCGCAAGGCCCTTTACCTGCCGGCCATCGTCGCCTGGCGCCATAACCCACTGATCCGCGCCTTCTGCGAGCGCCTTAAAGCCCAAGGCAAGAAAGGCAAACTCATCGTGGGCGCCGCCATGCGCAAGCGCCTCGTCCTGGCCTATGGCGTCCTTAAGTCCGGCCGACCGTTCGATCCCAATTATGCGCTTGCATCGTGA
- a CDS encoding zinc-dependent alcohol dehydrogenase, whose protein sequence is MKGVVFHGVGDIRLEDIAEPRIEEPTDAILRITASAICGTDLHMVRGTLGGLKPGTVLGHEAVGVVESLGSNVRNLKEGDRVVVPSTVACGYCSYCRAGYYAQCDNANPNGILGGTTFFGGPAMTGALNGLQAEKARIPFANVGLVKLPDDITDDEAIVISDILPTAYFGADLAEIKSGDTVAVFGCGPVGQFSITCAKVHGAGRVLAVDNEPSRLEMARNQGAEVINFDLEDPVQAIRDLTGGIGVDRAIDAVGVDAERPHHGPAAQKADEQKVQFDQELSEIAPEAQQSGARWHHGDSPSLVLTWAVQALAKAGTLSIIGVYPPSDRFFPIGMAMNKNLTLKMGNCNHRQYIPMLIDLVRSGVIDPTEILTQTEPLTSVIEAYRAFDEHRPGWLKVELV, encoded by the coding sequence ATGAAGGGAGTCGTTTTTCACGGAGTCGGCGACATTCGTCTGGAAGATATCGCCGAGCCTCGCATCGAAGAACCGACGGACGCGATCTTGCGGATCACCGCCAGCGCGATTTGCGGGACGGATCTGCACATGGTGCGCGGGACCTTGGGCGGATTGAAGCCCGGCACCGTTTTGGGGCATGAGGCCGTCGGCGTGGTCGAATCGCTGGGATCGAACGTCCGGAATCTCAAGGAAGGCGATCGGGTGGTGGTGCCATCGACCGTCGCCTGCGGCTACTGTTCATATTGCCGGGCGGGCTACTACGCGCAATGCGACAATGCCAACCCCAACGGCATTCTCGGCGGGACGACATTCTTCGGAGGCCCCGCGATGACTGGAGCCCTGAATGGACTGCAGGCGGAAAAAGCGCGTATTCCCTTCGCCAATGTCGGGCTGGTCAAGCTGCCGGACGACATTACCGACGACGAGGCCATAGTCATCTCGGACATCCTGCCGACGGCTTATTTCGGCGCGGATCTCGCGGAGATCAAGTCCGGCGACACGGTGGCCGTCTTCGGCTGCGGTCCGGTCGGACAGTTTTCTATCACCTGCGCCAAGGTGCACGGCGCCGGCCGGGTATTGGCCGTGGACAACGAACCCTCGCGTCTGGAGATGGCGCGCAACCAGGGCGCGGAGGTCATCAATTTCGATCTCGAAGATCCGGTGCAGGCGATCCGCGATCTGACCGGCGGGATCGGCGTGGACCGCGCCATCGATGCGGTGGGCGTGGATGCGGAGCGTCCCCATCATGGGCCGGCTGCGCAAAAAGCCGATGAGCAAAAAGTCCAGTTTGACCAGGAACTGAGCGAAATCGCGCCGGAAGCCCAGCAGTCCGGAGCCCGCTGGCATCACGGCGATAGCCCGTCCCTGGTTTTGACCTGGGCCGTCCAGGCTTTGGCCAAGGCCGGAACCTTGTCGATCATCGGCGTTTACCCGCCGTCCGATCGCTTTTTCCCTATCGGCATGGCGATGAACAAGAATCTCACCCTGAAAATGGGGAACTGCAATCATCGCCAGTACATCCCCATGCTGATCGACCTGGTGCGAAGCGGAGTCATCGATCCGACCGAGATCCTGACTCAGACCGAACCTTTGACTTCGGTTATCGAAGCCTACCGGGCCTTCGACGAGCATCGTCCGGGGTGGCTGAAGGTCGAATTGGTTTGA
- a CDS encoding YchJ family protein codes for MNIATNCPCGSEKPFEACCGPYLAGNTHPPTAEALMRSRYTAFQLRDAEYLRDSWDPGKRPAAWDFEGDTRTWSRLDIVGAIGGGENDERGVVEFKARFELGDDTYLLHEVSRFHRVEGRWVYLDGIIQYHGKIAHKGEVLRNAPCPCGSGKKYKKCCGGSARRSRRD; via the coding sequence GTGAACATAGCTACGAACTGCCCTTGTGGCTCGGAAAAGCCATTCGAAGCCTGCTGTGGCCCTTATCTGGCGGGAAACACACACCCGCCCACGGCGGAAGCCCTGATGCGCTCGCGTTACACTGCGTTCCAGCTGCGCGACGCCGAATATCTCAGGGACAGCTGGGACCCCGGCAAACGGCCGGCAGCTTGGGATTTTGAAGGCGACACCCGCACCTGGTCCCGTCTAGATATTGTCGGAGCTATAGGTGGCGGCGAAAACGACGAGCGCGGAGTCGTTGAGTTCAAAGCCCGGTTCGAGCTGGGAGACGACACTTATTTGTTACATGAAGTCAGCCGGTTTCATCGGGTGGAAGGGCGATGGGTTTATCTGGACGGCATCATCCAATATCACGGCAAAATCGCCCACAAGGGCGAGGTTCTCCGCAATGCCCCGTGTCCTTGCGGCAGCGGCAAGAAGTATAAGAAATGCTGTGGCGGCTCGGCCAGAAGGTCGCGTAGGGATTAA
- a CDS encoding alpha-E domain-containing protein encodes MLSRVAENLYWMARYLERAENTARLINTTTDVLLDLPRDASFGWDILLKLVGLDEFFEEHYREANESNILHFLIQDERNPSAIVSCIRRARENSRTFREILPKEFWERVNGLHLYVQGLASRAAQNRAQRYEVLNQIVERNQSLAGLLISCMSHDLVYEFIRLGRNIERADMTTRIVDINAAVLLPRKGSSLEPLQERLWMSVLEALSAYQMYRRHVDVHVSGHAVLNYLLLDQHFPRTVCHCLSEIEECLATLPNNTEVMKVTRRAWRRLKGLRWEGLASAVLHEYLDQVQADLGAIHVAVSNQYFYFYMRQKEATPPVRVVNE; translated from the coding sequence ATGCTATCCCGCGTAGCCGAGAACCTGTACTGGATGGCCCGTTACCTGGAGCGGGCCGAGAACACCGCGCGCCTGATCAATACCACGACCGACGTGCTGCTGGATTTGCCCAGGGACGCCTCGTTCGGCTGGGACATCCTGCTCAAGCTGGTCGGCCTGGACGAATTCTTCGAAGAGCATTACCGAGAGGCGAACGAATCCAATATCCTGCACTTCCTGATCCAGGACGAGCGCAACCCCAGCGCCATCGTATCCTGCATCCGCCGCGCCCGCGAAAACAGCCGCACCTTCCGGGAAATTCTTCCCAAGGAGTTCTGGGAGCGGGTGAACGGGCTTCATCTCTATGTCCAGGGCCTGGCCTCGAGGGCGGCGCAGAACCGGGCCCAGCGCTACGAAGTTCTCAATCAGATCGTCGAACGCAACCAGTCGCTGGCCGGGCTGCTGATCAGCTGCATGAGCCACGACCTGGTATACGAATTCATCCGGCTGGGCAGAAACATCGAGCGCGCCGACATGACCACGCGCATCGTGGACATCAACGCGGCCGTGCTGCTTCCGCGCAAGGGCAGTTCGCTGGAGCCCTTGCAGGAGCGGCTGTGGATGAGCGTGCTCGAGGCCCTGAGCGCTTACCAGATGTATCGCCGCCACGTCGACGTGCACGTTTCCGGCCATGCGGTGCTGAACTATTTGCTGCTCGATCAGCATTTTCCGCGCACCGTCTGCCACTGCCTCTCGGAAATCGAGGAGTGTCTGGCCACGCTGCCGAATAACACCGAGGTCATGAAAGTCACTCGCCGGGCTTGGCGGCGACTCAAGGGGCTGCGCTGGGAAGGTTTGGCGTCGGCCGTGCTGCACGAGTACCTGGATCAGGTTCAAGCCGACTTGGGCGCCATTCATGTCGCGGTGTCCAACCAGTATTTCTATTTCTACATGCGACAGAAAGAGGCTACTCCGCCGGTACGGGTAGTCAATGAATAG
- a CDS encoding circularly permuted type 2 ATP-grasp protein, whose translation MNISHEYSVSEAYDELLEPGGQPRCAARALFHYLNTLQPGELEARRQSVDAAIMTMGITFTVYSEAGNIDRAWPFDIIPRVMAKTEWMRIEEGLKQRLTALNLFINDLYNEQRIVKDGVFPLEVIAGSRNFRQQCVGITPRFGVWAHISGTDLVRDKDGTVYVLEDNLRVPSGVSYMLENRQLTKRLFPEVFEVCNVLPVDDYPVQLYDTLAALSPRDDERPVVAVLTPGIYNSAYFEHSYLAQRMGAFLVEGSDLMVDADDRVYMKTVSGPRRVDVIYRRIDDDFLDPEVFRPDSALGVPGLMRAWRNGKVGIANAPGSGVADDKVVYAYVPKIIRYYLDQDPIIPNVPSYLCMAEKERGYVLANLDKLVVKPANESGGYGMIIGPRASPEERAAFADLIRANPRNYMAQPTLSISTAPTLTGDCLAPRHLDLRPFVLQSSRLHATTGGLTRVALKAGSLVVNSSQGGGSKDTWIVDTEDSCYPA comes from the coding sequence ATGAACATTTCCCACGAATACAGCGTCAGCGAAGCTTACGACGAACTCCTGGAACCGGGCGGCCAACCGCGCTGCGCCGCACGAGCCCTGTTTCATTATCTGAACACACTTCAGCCGGGCGAACTGGAGGCTCGCCGGCAGTCGGTGGATGCGGCCATCATGACCATGGGCATCACTTTCACCGTATACAGCGAAGCCGGGAACATCGACCGCGCCTGGCCTTTCGACATCATTCCCCGGGTCATGGCGAAAACCGAGTGGATGCGCATCGAGGAAGGACTGAAGCAGCGCCTCACGGCCCTGAATCTGTTCATCAACGATCTCTATAACGAGCAGCGCATCGTCAAGGACGGCGTCTTTCCGCTCGAAGTGATCGCCGGTTCGCGCAATTTCCGGCAGCAGTGTGTAGGCATTACGCCCCGTTTCGGCGTGTGGGCCCATATTTCGGGCACCGATTTGGTGCGCGACAAGGACGGTACGGTGTACGTGCTGGAGGACAATCTCCGGGTGCCGTCCGGTGTTTCCTATATGTTGGAAAACCGACAATTGACGAAGCGCCTGTTTCCCGAGGTCTTCGAGGTTTGCAATGTGCTGCCGGTCGATGACTATCCGGTTCAGCTTTACGACACGCTGGCGGCGCTATCGCCGCGGGACGACGAGCGCCCGGTGGTGGCCGTGCTGACCCCCGGAATCTATAACTCGGCCTATTTCGAACATAGTTATCTGGCCCAGCGGATGGGCGCCTTTCTGGTGGAAGGTTCGGATCTGATGGTCGATGCGGACGACAGGGTCTACATGAAGACGGTCTCCGGGCCCCGGCGGGTCGACGTGATCTACCGCCGTATCGACGACGATTTCCTGGATCCGGAGGTGTTCCGGCCCGACTCGGCGCTGGGCGTTCCGGGGCTCATGCGCGCCTGGCGCAACGGCAAGGTCGGCATTGCCAATGCACCCGGCTCCGGTGTGGCGGACGACAAGGTCGTATATGCCTACGTACCCAAAATCATTCGCTATTACCTCGACCAGGACCCGATCATTCCGAACGTGCCGAGCTATTTGTGCATGGCGGAAAAGGAACGGGGCTACGTGCTGGCCAATCTGGACAAGCTGGTGGTCAAGCCGGCCAACGAATCGGGCGGCTACGGCATGATCATAGGGCCCAGGGCGAGCCCCGAGGAGCGCGCGGCATTCGCCGATCTGATCCGCGCCAATCCGCGCAACTACATGGCGCAGCCGACGCTGAGTATTTCCACTGCGCCGACCTTGACCGGAGACTGCCTCGCGCCGCGCCATCTGGATCTTCGGCCTTTCGTCCTGCAATCCAGCCGGCTTCACGCCACCACCGGCGGACTCACGCGAGTCGCGCTGAAAGCGGGTTCCCTGGTGGTGAACTCGTCCCAGGGCGGCGGCAGTAAAGATACCTGGATCGTCGACACGGAGGACTCATGCTATCCCGCGTAG
- a CDS encoding peptidase, protein MTYCLSINVERGLVFCSDSRTNAGMDSIGTYSKMHTFAWGGERVFVLLSAGNLATTQAVVKKMYRDVEQALVPNLITATSMSEAADYIGMISTQLQRQQASRDTANTNFEATFIFGGQMGDSPPETFMIYPQGNYIHESGEHPFLQIGETKYGKPILDRIIKRDIDLERAARCALVSMNSTIRSNVTVGPPVELLIYERDSLTEGRRLFLTEDDPFAKLISEKWNESLILALENLPKFPWEDAEAETSEFKLALLRQKHDL, encoded by the coding sequence ATGACCTATTGCCTTTCGATCAATGTGGAACGCGGGCTGGTGTTCTGCTCCGATTCCCGCACCAATGCCGGAATGGACAGCATCGGCACCTATTCGAAAATGCACACATTCGCGTGGGGGGGCGAGAGGGTATTCGTTTTGCTGTCCGCCGGCAATCTTGCCACCACCCAGGCCGTGGTGAAAAAGATGTACCGCGACGTCGAGCAGGCGCTGGTACCGAATCTGATCACGGCGACCAGCATGAGCGAAGCCGCGGATTACATCGGCATGATCAGTACCCAGTTGCAGCGCCAGCAGGCCAGCCGCGACACCGCCAATACTAACTTCGAGGCCACTTTCATCTTCGGCGGCCAGATGGGCGACAGCCCGCCCGAGACTTTCATGATATACCCGCAGGGGAATTACATTCACGAATCGGGAGAGCATCCGTTCCTGCAGATCGGCGAAACCAAGTACGGCAAACCCATTCTGGACCGCATCATTAAGCGGGACATCGACCTGGAGCGGGCCGCCCGCTGCGCACTGGTCTCCATGAATTCCACCATCCGCAGCAATGTGACCGTCGGCCCCCCTGTGGAGCTATTGATCTACGAGCGGGACAGCCTGACCGAAGGCCGCCGCCTGTTCCTCACCGAGGACGATCCTTTCGCCAAGCTGATTTCCGAAAAATGGAACGAGAGCTTGATACTCGCCCTGGAAAATCTGCCGAAGTTCCCCTGGGAAGACGCCGAAGCGGAAACGTCCGAATTCAAGCTCGCCCTGCTCAGGCAGAAACACGATCTTTAA
- a CDS encoding SAM-dependent methyltransferase gives MALEKMLHQTVTGLLSRRIREGSLHLHVTGGPSRRFGDGQPEAHWHVRDSSTLRRLLWDPELQLGETYLEGGWNAGSPEALPAFLEVMMRNFSEPGPAPYLHVRRWLHAVVRTGNAIARSYRNVNHHYDLDEWLFRRFLDERLFYSCAYFEYPEQTLEEAQLAKCRLIAQKLRLRPGLRVLDIGSGWGGLAVYLAREFGADVTGLTLSKEQLRVSRAEAERLGLQDRVRFQLRDYRMHSGEYDRIVSVGMFEHVGVRHYPDFFRQMAKLLKPDGIALLHTIGVTKNDGPPNPWMTRHIFPGSYIPLLSDLSPPMQCSGLMLTDLEVLRLHYAYTLREWFRRFQNYRAEVVERMGERFARMWEFYLAICEGSFRWRDMVVFQLQLAKRHEAVPITRSYLMPDL, from the coding sequence ATGGCACTGGAAAAGATGCTGCATCAGACCGTAACCGGACTGTTGAGCCGGCGGATTCGGGAAGGCTCCCTCCACCTTCATGTGACCGGCGGCCCGAGCCGCCGCTTCGGGGACGGGCAACCGGAGGCACACTGGCATGTCCGGGATTCTTCGACTCTGCGCCGCCTCTTGTGGGATCCGGAGCTTCAGCTCGGCGAAACCTACCTCGAAGGCGGTTGGAACGCGGGATCGCCCGAGGCGCTGCCGGCGTTTCTGGAAGTCATGATGAGGAATTTCTCGGAACCCGGCCCCGCCCCCTATCTCCATGTACGCCGATGGTTGCACGCCGTGGTCCGCACCGGTAACGCCATCGCCCGCAGTTACCGAAACGTAAACCATCATTACGATCTCGACGAATGGCTGTTCCGGCGTTTCTTGGACGAACGCCTGTTTTATTCCTGCGCGTATTTCGAATACCCCGAGCAGACTCTGGAGGAGGCCCAGCTCGCCAAATGCCGGCTGATCGCCCAAAAGCTGCGCCTGCGGCCCGGACTGCGCGTCCTCGATATCGGCAGCGGCTGGGGCGGCCTGGCGGTTTACCTGGCCCGGGAGTTCGGCGCCGATGTGACCGGCCTGACCCTTTCCAAGGAACAGCTCCGCGTGTCCCGGGCCGAGGCCGAGCGCCTGGGCCTACAAGACCGGGTTCGTTTTCAGCTTCGGGATTACCGGATGCATAGCGGGGAATATGACCGTATCGTCAGTGTCGGGATGTTCGAACATGTCGGCGTCCGCCACTACCCGGATTTCTTCCGGCAAATGGCGAAACTGCTGAAACCCGACGGCATCGCGCTGCTGCACACCATAGGCGTGACCAAAAATGACGGTCCGCCCAATCCCTGGATGACCCGCCATATTTTTCCGGGCAGTTACATCCCGCTGCTTTCCGACCTGTCGCCGCCGATGCAGTGTTCCGGCCTGATGCTGACCGATCTGGAGGTGCTGAGGCTGCACTATGCCTATACCCTTCGCGAATGGTTTCGGCGATTTCAGAACTATAGAGCCGAGGTGGTGGAGCGCATGGGAGAACGTTTCGCCCGCATGTGGGAATTCTATCTTGCGATATGCGAAGGGTCCTTCCGCTGGCGCGACATGGTGGTTTTTCAGCTCCAACTGGCGAAACGCCATGAAGCGGTGCCGATCACCCGGAGTTACCTCATGCCGGATCTTTGA
- a CDS encoding NAD(P)/FAD-dependent oxidoreductase, with product MSESCDVLVIGGGPAGSSIAAMLAEKDWHVVLLEKDRHPRFHIGESLLPLSLPYLERLGVLEEVEKIGLRKYAAEFDSIYHGTCSSFPFAEALDKSHPYAFEVKRAEFDHILLQNAAAKGAEVHEGCRVTAVELDGDRAERVSATDEHGKEHVWQPRFLVDASGRDTFLADRLGTKERNKKHSSAAIFGHFEGAERRTGQAEGNISIYWFDHGWFWMIPLKGDLMSVGAVCWPYYLKSRKTPVEQFLFDTIALCPPVQGRLKNARLVSPVTATGNYSYTSKKLRGKNYLLVGDAFAFIDPVFSSGVHFALYGALSGAETVDGILREPESADKRLKRYEKSVRRGLKTFSWFIYRVTTPSMRDLIIHPHNRWRIKEGVISLLAGDLFRNTPVASKLLMFKIIYYLKSLFDPVNNYAAHKRRRQNIAS from the coding sequence ATGAGCGAATCATGCGACGTGCTGGTCATCGGGGGCGGACCTGCGGGATCCTCGATTGCGGCAATGCTGGCGGAGAAAGATTGGCACGTGGTCCTGCTCGAAAAGGACCGGCATCCGCGGTTTCACATCGGCGAATCGCTGCTGCCGCTCAGCCTTCCCTACCTGGAACGCCTGGGCGTATTGGAAGAAGTCGAGAAAATCGGACTTCGCAAATACGCCGCCGAATTCGATTCCATTTACCACGGCACGTGTTCCAGCTTCCCATTCGCCGAGGCGCTCGACAAGTCTCATCCCTACGCCTTCGAAGTCAAGCGCGCCGAGTTCGATCATATCCTCCTGCAAAATGCCGCCGCCAAGGGCGCGGAAGTGCATGAAGGCTGCCGCGTGACCGCGGTGGAACTCGACGGCGATAGAGCGGAACGCGTGAGTGCGACCGACGAACACGGTAAGGAGCATGTCTGGCAGCCGCGTTTCCTGGTCGATGCTTCGGGCCGCGATACCTTCCTGGCCGACCGGCTCGGCACCAAGGAACGCAACAAGAAACACAGCAGCGCGGCGATTTTCGGCCATTTCGAGGGGGCCGAACGGAGAACCGGCCAGGCCGAAGGCAACATCAGCATCTACTGGTTCGATCACGGCTGGTTCTGGATGATTCCGCTCAAGGGCGATCTGATGAGCGTGGGCGCCGTCTGCTGGCCATATTATCTGAAAAGCCGCAAGACACCGGTCGAACAATTCTTGTTCGACACTATCGCTTTATGTCCTCCGGTGCAAGGCCGGCTGAAAAACGCCCGACTGGTGTCGCCGGTAACCGCAACCGGAAACTATTCGTATACATCCAAAAAATTGAGGGGCAAGAATTACTTGCTGGTCGGCGATGCTTTCGCCTTCATCGATCCGGTGTTCTCCAGCGGCGTTCATTTCGCCTTATACGGTGCCCTGTCGGGCGCGGAAACGGTGGACGGCATCCTACGCGAGCCGGAATCCGCGGACAAGCGCCTCAAACGCTACGAAAAATCTGTGCGCCGCGGCCTGAAGACGTTTTCCTGGTTCATTTACCGTGTTACCACGCCGTCCATGCGGGACTTGATCATCCATCCCCACAACCGATGGCGGATCAAGGAAGGCGTCATCTCGCTGCTCGCCGGCGATCTGTTCCGGAACACCCCGGTCGCATCCAAGCTCTTGATGTTCAAGATCATCTATTATTTGAAAAGTCTGTTCGACCCGGTCAATAACTACGCGGCACATAAACGCAGACGCCAGAACATCGCCTCCTGA
- a CDS encoding chorismate transformation enzyme, FkbO/Hyg5 family, giving the protein MNAPVRKGCIDLNPSVPHPRFAEFDSPIYLRLLPAEAANRLTNTDQASVLGVIGFDGFPEAVSEAPYPVLTVPMRHLDEPRLCEVWLSPRPASYGEHRGIRYACNEDILFGSLYLPGDRQESVETRTCRAYRAILDLTRASGYTRLIRVWNYLPRINGEDKGLENYQRFCLGRYQAFTEAAYVFDQDLPAASAIGAGTEGLRIYFIAARTPGRQIENPRQVSAYRYPLQYGPRSPSFSRATLTEFGGERQLYLSGTASIFGHETVHREDAAGQLRETLINIRAVLNELDRPRIVLGGLGPDSMLKVYIRHREHVGMARKLLAETVHPSCPVMFLQGDICRKDLLLEIEGVIRPPRS; this is encoded by the coding sequence ATGAATGCGCCAGTCCGAAAAGGCTGTATCGATTTGAACCCGAGCGTTCCGCACCCGCGTTTCGCCGAGTTCGACTCGCCCATTTACCTCAGACTGTTGCCGGCCGAGGCCGCGAACCGGCTGACCAACACGGACCAGGCCTCGGTGCTCGGCGTCATCGGCTTCGACGGCTTTCCGGAAGCCGTTTCCGAAGCGCCGTACCCGGTTCTGACCGTGCCCATGCGCCACCTGGACGAACCAAGACTGTGCGAGGTTTGGCTGAGTCCGCGGCCGGCAAGCTACGGAGAACATCGGGGCATCCGTTACGCCTGCAACGAGGACATCCTGTTCGGCAGCCTCTATTTGCCCGGCGATCGGCAGGAGTCCGTGGAAACCCGAACCTGCCGCGCCTACCGCGCGATACTGGATCTGACCCGCGCCTCCGGCTACACCCGCCTAATCCGCGTGTGGAATTATCTGCCCCGTATCAACGGCGAAGATAAAGGCCTCGAAAACTATCAGCGCTTTTGCTTGGGCCGGTATCAAGCCTTCACCGAAGCCGCCTACGTGTTCGACCAGGACTTGCCCGCCGCCAGCGCGATCGGCGCCGGAACCGAGGGGCTGCGGATTTATTTCATCGCCGCGCGCACCCCGGGACGGCAGATCGAGAACCCGCGCCAGGTGAGCGCCTATCGTTATCCGTTACAATACGGGCCGCGCAGCCCTTCGTTTTCGCGTGCCACGCTGACGGAATTCGGTGGCGAACGGCAGCTTTATCTGTCGGGGACAGCGAGCATCTTCGGGCACGAAACCGTTCATCGCGAAGACGCGGCCGGGCAATTACGGGAAACCCTGATCAACATTCGAGCCGTGCTGAACGAACTGGACCGTCCCCGAATCGTACTTGGCGGATTGGGGCCGGATTCCATGTTGAAGGTTTACATACGCCATCGCGAACACGTGGGAATGGCGAGAAAACTGCTGGCCGAAACCGTGCATCCTTCGTGTCCGGTCATGTTTCTCCAGGGGGATATTTGCCGCAAAGACCTTTTGCTCGAGATCGAAGGCGTGATTCGCCCGCCCCGTTCGTAA
- a CDS encoding phosphopantetheine-binding protein, with translation MTTQLSPMELEAARMIVDSLNLEAVPEQIDPEKPLYREGLGLDSIDLLELSLVIAKKYGFQIKSDDPDVTNIFSSLRTLAGTIEKRRTK, from the coding sequence ATGACTACGCAACTGAGCCCGATGGAATTGGAAGCGGCGCGGATGATCGTCGACTCATTGAACCTCGAAGCCGTTCCCGAACAGATCGATCCGGAAAAACCGCTGTACCGCGAGGGCTTGGGTCTCGATTCCATAGACCTGCTGGAACTTTCCCTGGTCATCGCCAAGAAATACGGATTTCAGATCAAATCGGACGACCCGGACGTGACCAATATTTTTTCTTCGCTCAGAACGTTGGCCGGCACCATCGAAAAGCGGCGCACCAAATAG
- a CDS encoding COG4648 family protein, which yields MGIRPALTLCLAALFPVFSYAAIRSDLSPTWLGLVDFLLFAAILIAARLSDGRPRTLRRVWPLAAGFGLCAPLFFLKPDTMIYFSPVGISLLLASLFLTTLTSGQEPLITRFARLERRGVLPDDLRIYTRRLTWAWTVFFCLLVLESALLAALAPMETFLLFTNTVNYAFVGAFFLIEYIYRLIRYRHHSHPSILHLIATVARSGLIAAAKN from the coding sequence ATGGGGATCAGACCGGCTTTAACCCTGTGCCTGGCGGCGCTGTTTCCGGTTTTTTCCTATGCCGCCATTCGCTCGGACCTATCGCCGACCTGGCTCGGGCTCGTCGACTTCCTGCTGTTTGCGGCCATTCTGATCGCAGCCCGCTTATCGGACGGCCGCCCCCGGACGCTCCGCCGAGTCTGGCCTCTGGCCGCGGGATTCGGCCTCTGCGCGCCTCTCTTTTTTCTTAAGCCGGACACGATGATTTATTTTTCGCCCGTCGGCATAAGCCTGCTGCTCGCAAGCCTTTTCCTGACCACGCTGACATCCGGACAGGAACCCCTGATTACTCGCTTCGCGCGGCTGGAGCGGCGGGGCGTGCTGCCCGACGATTTACGGATTTACACGCGCAGGCTCACCTGGGCCTGGACCGTGTTTTTCTGCCTGCTCGTCCTGGAATCGGCGCTGCTCGCGGCACTCGCTCCCATGGAAACCTTTCTCCTGTTCACCAATACCGTGAATTATGCTTTCGTCGGCGCTTTTTTCCTCATCGAGTACATTTACCGGCTTATCCGCTATCGTCATCACAGCCATCCGTCCATCCTCCACTTGATCGCAACCGTCGCCCGTTCGGGCCTGATTGCGGCTGCCAAGAACTAG
- a CDS encoding 3-hydroxyacyl-ACP dehydratase FabZ family protein, with protein sequence MEAHFTVSPEHPALPGHFPGNPVVPGVVILDEIVRLWLEAHPDVRLAGIPAAKFLSVLRPGETCRLRFDATGENSVKFECFSGDRRIAQGRLLFNLIAS encoded by the coding sequence ATGGAGGCTCACTTTACCGTTTCACCCGAGCACCCTGCCCTCCCCGGCCATTTTCCGGGTAATCCGGTCGTACCCGGCGTAGTGATCCTGGACGAGATCGTCCGTCTGTGGCTCGAAGCCCATCCGGACGTCCGCCTCGCCGGCATTCCCGCCGCCAAATTTCTGTCGGTGCTCCGTCCCGGAGAGACGTGCCGGTTACGATTCGATGCCACGGGAGAAAACTCGGTGAAATTCGAGTGCTTCTCCGGCGACCGGCGCATCGCCCAGGGACGCCTGCTGTTCAACCTCATCGCATCATGA